In Nitrosophilus labii, the following proteins share a genomic window:
- a CDS encoding EI24 domain-containing protein — protein sequence MQKNIFVAAFEDFMTTKFLTLTLAPFFITLLIFSGLIFGAGSEFFDILNQLSQNPDAINDPQIKEFVQEYPIISTIAGSFIFHAITGVIFGILGTGLAILASTAVALIIVGFFTPIIVKEIHKRHYSYIPKEGGVDFISYIVLSVKSILKFIAVFFISIFLYFIPLLNLIALNIPFYYLFSSLLTLDVGGEILTKEELQRVLNERKKEILGSTFILYLISLIPFAGMLLQVYFVSVLAHQFFRIKADFLDKKPKETIEAEIVE from the coding sequence ATGCAAAAAAACATTTTCGTTGCGGCATTTGAAGATTTTATGACAACAAAATTTCTAACTTTGACGTTAGCACCCTTTTTTATAACTTTGCTTATCTTTTCAGGTCTAATTTTCGGAGCAGGAAGCGAATTTTTCGATATACTAAATCAACTTAGCCAAAATCCGGATGCTATCAACGATCCCCAAATCAAAGAGTTTGTACAAGAATACCCTATAATCTCGACAATTGCGGGAAGTTTTATTTTCCACGCAATAACGGGAGTTATTTTTGGAATATTGGGAACAGGACTTGCGATTTTGGCATCTACGGCCGTAGCGCTTATCATAGTAGGTTTCTTTACGCCTATAATCGTAAAAGAGATTCACAAAAGACACTACTCTTACATACCAAAAGAGGGAGGAGTAGATTTTATCTCATATATAGTATTGAGTGTTAAATCTATCTTGAAATTTATAGCTGTTTTTTTTATATCAATATTTTTATATTTTATACCGCTTTTAAATCTCATAGCTTTAAATATCCCTTTTTATTATCTCTTTTCATCTTTGTTGACTCTTGATGTGGGAGGAGAGATCTTAACCAAAGAGGAGCTTCAAAGAGTACTGAATGAGAGAAAAAAGGAGATTTTAGGATCAACGTTTATCTTATATCTAATATCTCTAATCCCTTTTGCGGGTATGCTTTTGCAAGTATATTTCGTTTCTGTTTTAGCTCACCAATTTTTTAGAATAAAAGCCGACTTTTTAGATAAAAAACCGAAAGAGACTATAGAGGCCGAAATAGTGGAGTAA
- a CDS encoding HD domain-containing protein has protein sequence MINPKFLYLLFSTASIDRWNDQIRPVDFVELDKQSHKMVIAWLLGRIEESENSVSIDWRRLIDYGVVEFMYRAVVTDLKPPVFHYLQKHKKKELDEYVKKVLFEIVDDKVKSKFEDYISSNPQELERRVLNAAHFLASRWEFGIIYDFYPKAVGVQEIKEKIDSQVEDYLDLTGVRRLELGIKSKSFLEICAMLRFQKRWAKTPRIPQTSVLGHMFFVAVLTYLLSIEYGACDKKFYNNFFTALFHDLAEALTRDIISPVKYGVEGLDKILKEYEERVIEERLLPLLPPYLREEMGYFIKDEFSDRIFVDGVLEKVEDKELMIKKYNTDSYNGVDGSLIKVADHLGAFIEAAASIHNGVDPVELKNAKSGLLKKYKGFKIYDIDIEEILIGLEKGI, from the coding sequence ATGATAAATCCAAAATTTTTATATCTTCTTTTTTCTACTGCAAGCATTGACAGATGGAACGATCAGATAAGACCGGTTGATTTTGTAGAACTTGATAAACAGTCTCATAAAATGGTTATTGCCTGGCTTTTAGGTAGAATAGAGGAGAGTGAAAACTCAGTATCTATAGATTGGCGAAGGCTTATTGATTATGGTGTGGTAGAGTTTATGTATAGAGCCGTAGTAACGGATCTAAAGCCTCCTGTGTTTCATTATCTTCAAAAACATAAGAAAAAAGAGCTTGATGAATATGTTAAAAAAGTTTTGTTTGAGATTGTTGATGACAAAGTAAAAAGCAAATTTGAAGATTATATCTCTTCCAATCCGCAGGAGTTAGAGAGAAGGGTGCTAAACGCGGCTCACTTTTTGGCTAGTAGATGGGAGTTTGGGATCATTTACGATTTTTATCCAAAAGCCGTAGGTGTACAAGAGATAAAAGAGAAAATCGACTCTCAAGTTGAAGATTATCTGGATTTGACGGGTGTTAGGAGACTAGAACTTGGTATAAAAAGCAAAAGTTTTCTTGAAATCTGTGCGATGCTTAGATTTCAAAAAAGGTGGGCAAAAACTCCAAGAATCCCTCAAACCTCCGTTTTGGGACATATGTTTTTTGTAGCTGTTTTAACATATCTTTTAAGTATTGAGTACGGCGCTTGTGATAAAAAGTTTTACAACAATTTTTTTACCGCTTTATTTCACGATTTAGCCGAAGCTCTTACGAGAGATATCATAAGCCCGGTTAAATATGGAGTAGAAGGGCTTGATAAGATTTTAAAAGAGTATGAAGAGAGAGTTATTGAAGAGAGGCTTCTTCCTCTTTTGCCTCCTTATCTTAGAGAAGAGATGGGGTACTTTATAAAAGATGAGTTTAGCGACAGAATATTTGTTGATGGTGTTTTGGAAAAAGTGGAAGATAAAGAGCTTATGATAAAAAAATACAATACAGACAGTTATAACGGTGTTGACGGCTCTTTGATAAAAGTTGCCGATCACTTGGGAGCTTTTATAGAGGCCGCCGCCTCCATTCATAACGGTGTGGATCCTGTTGAGCTAAAAAATGCAAAATCCGGACTTTTGAAAAAATATAAAGGTTTTAAGATCTACGATATAGATATCGAAGAGATATTAATAGGTCTTGAAAAGGGAATATAG